The genomic stretch GTGAAGCAGGGCATGTAAGAAGGACGTACAGTTTAGTTCTAGAAGGAGAAACACTCAGCTCTAAGAAACAGGTTTCCTTACAGTCTGGGCCTGATTCAGATAAGTTACCAGGCTGTTATAAGGTGTGTGTGTCAGCCACCGTGGCTCAAACATTCAACCTGTGCActcagttatattttaaaatcaagtagTATTTCCCATCACTATTGTATTTGGGTTCTAAGAAACGAGGCCTTTAAAATCCCTACTGAATACTAAGCTTAGCTAAAAGTTCCCTTTCCTGGCCACCATCACCCATGTCACCAGGcggttggtttatttttgtttcggATGGAGCATCAACACGATCGTCTGGCGTTCAGTGCCACCGGCGCGCAAAGCACACTTCCCAGAGCTCTCGCTACAGAGTCCTGGCAGCCGTGCGTCCCCCACCCTGTCCGGTCTACACAGGGGAGGGTCCCGCACAGAGCGCCAGCTCATGAGACGTACCAAAGGCAATGAAGCAATTATGCAACCCTGAGTTATAAGTCAGCTTAAACAATCTGACAAAAATGCCCGCGAGACTACCCGCTTTCAAGAGATAGTGAGAAAATCACATGGAGGGACATAACGACGAGttgatacaaaaatcaatcagcCAAACGGAAGTTCCTCAGCCTGAGACAGGTGTGCGCCCACGAACGTGGGAACCTGAGGCCAGAAACTCTTCTCCGTGAGCTCAGAGGCCATGCCTAGGGCTGCAGGAAATCTCAGGCCTCAGAGCTGTTCTCTGGGGTCAACCGCCCTTCGTGAGGGGCTAGACCACTGTGTTTCCTGAGCTCCTGAGTTTGAGAAAAGCCCACGAGCCGGGTTTTCCAGTCCGCTTTTGCACACGCACCCGCACTTCTAGAGGAGCAAGACCAGCGGCCCCCCGTTAAATGAAGATCGTGCCACCCTAGGAATTAGGCCTGTGACCCACTTGGCCTCTGTTCTGATTTGCCACCACCCCACTCGGGGCCCTCTGAGAGGAGCGGTGGAGCCCACCCCCTCGTGTGCCTACGCTCCGTGCGCACTCCTGCGCTGGGGACGGGCTGCCCCTTCTCCCAGGCTCTAACATCTGCACCCCCCGTCACAGTCGGCGGTCGGCTGAGACGATGAGGGACAGGGCGTCACCCGCCTGGAACCAGAAAGGCCTCTGAGCCACGgggcctgcccctgcctgccACGGGGGCTCCTACGGACCGACCTCCAGCGCTCTGTCATTTTCGTGGGCACTGCTGGCAACCTCCTTGAGGTAAAAGCTTTAACTTTTAAAGCTGCCGATGGTTCTTTCGAGAAGGCTGAGTAGGTTCGCACCTTCACCACCTCCCCACTCCTGGGATCTCTAAGCAACTCACAGGAGAATGAAGAGCATCCCCGATAACACGGAACGGGGTGTGGAGGTCACTAGCAGAGGCCAGCCTTTGACACGTATCCTCAAAGGGGAGATGGAGGTGGCCATGGCCCTGAGGGGTCTGTGGGCTCCAGCGGGCAGGCGGGGCACGGGAGTGATCTGCCTGCACATCTCAGTGACCACGTCCTGCGCGCCCAGCTGGACCGGGTAGGGGTTGGCAGAAGACTCGAGCACCCATCAACCCGGCAGCGCCTCCCACGTGAGTCCCGGGTCCCAGAGAACATGCAGGAAAACGCTTTCTTGGAGAGGCCGCGAAGCTCGGCAGGTCTCGAAATGGTTTAGAGAAGAAAACGGCTTCTCGAAACCAGCTCCAGGTTGGCTGCCGCTGCAGAAAGCAGCACGGAGGCCGATCGCACCTCCACCTTCTTCCCCTGGCCCGGTCCCTCCCGCCTTCCTGCCCCAACCCTCCCTTCCGGATCAACTAGTGAGGACCTCCTTGCCCGAGCGTCCGGGTCCCTGTGGAGAGACGACCTTGGGTCACAGCTGCTGCCCTGTTCCTGCTGCACACTGGCCCCTCAGCCCCTGGGCCACTGACAGTGCATCTTTGGATGTCCCCGTTCTCCACTCGGATACCACACTCAGACTGGAACACACGCAGGGACGTCTGAGCAGGCCCCGATGGCGGAGCAAGGGGCTTCAGCCctagaaagaaaaccaaggccaCGTCTGTTGGCTTTTGTACTCAGGGTGTAGGGGCTACTGTTTCAACTCGGGCCCCACAGGGGACAGTGTGGCTTTACCGGACGTTCAAACATCCTTCCCAGCATCTCTTGGAGCACCTGTCTGACAGCACGTCACCTAACTTCTCAGGTGGCTGCAGGGCACCCGATGGGGCAGGTGCCACGGCAGAGCAGCCTTGCGGCCACCGCCTAAGGCCCTGTGTGCAGAGGAAAGCCCCAGAGCGCAGCAACAATCAGAACAATTTGACATCAGGCCAAGTCCTCCACACAAGTAGAATTAGTGCTAAGAGGTTAAAGGTTATTCAAGGTCATATGGATACGACAGAGGTCGGGAACATTGAGAGAACGGTATTAATATTATTGcgtaatattaatattagtagCAAGTACAGCAGCATGCAGGTGGGCAACGGTAATGAGAAGAGAAGGCCAGGGAGGCAGAGTGGAGACTCACATCTGGGTGGGGGATGGCGTACTGTCCCTGGATCGTGTAGgcctagaaagagagagacacggTCAGCTCGTGAAGCGGCGGCCGCGCTTGTGCCCGCCGGCGGCCCTCCCTGGGGGACACGGGCTTTCTCAGGGGTGGGGCTTTGTGGGAACGGGCCCGAGGCCCTCTGGAGAGAGCGTGCCCTCACAGAGCGCATCCCCCCTTCCGCCGGCAGCTTAGGACAAAAGGCGAGTCCTTCAGGGAGCCGGGAGGTGCAGACTGGGGGTGTCGCGGGGCCAAGCCTCACCGGCGCTACAGCGGGACACGTGGGCCAGGCGAGCCGCGCCCCACCTCCTGGAGAGCCGCAGGAGTGCAGACTGGCCGGGccggcagggagggagggaaggggcacagcTGGGAAGGCTCCCCACTCCCCCGGAGGGGGTTCTTAATAGAAACCCCCCGCAAGTGATCTGACCGTTACAGATTCATTATTAGCCTTTGGCAATTTTTATCAGCTTTCAGAGCGAACACTTTTGCAAAGTACTTGTCccaagaaaaccaaaccaaaggaCCTTTAAAAGGTGACTCAAAACCAATTTTGCAAAAGCAGATTAAGTAAGAAACGTGCCCGAATCAGTCACAAGATGGATGGTCTTGACCTGCAGCCTCAGCGGGCCGAACAGTTGTTCTCCGGGGCCAGCGTGGTCCCTGAGGCTTCACCTTCAAGACGGTGACTCAGAGTGGCCACAGCGGGCGTGGGCCTGGCGCCTctcccccctgcccgcccccacccaccccaataGTCCACCGGCTGAGACGCTCCCAGAAACTCACGGCCAAAAACAAACGATCCACAAGGTGTCAAGGGAGAGCAAAGACCAAAGACTCGCCGTCAGGCCTCATGTGCTGTCATGTGGGACGTGCCACACCAGCTCTGGGCAGCCACGTTCGAGGCCCCGGGCATGGGTGGCACAGGTGGGGAGGGACGTGCCTTCCGGCACCTGGCCACGTGGGGTCCCCGTGCCACATCCCAAGCGGGCACGCGATGCCCACCTGTGTCTGCACACGTGCACCGAGAGGGAGACCACAGGCCAGTCCGAGCGTCCCTTTTGTGGACTTTGCACCGAGGGTGGCGTCTGACGGTTTTCCTCATAAACAACCCAAGCGGGGAGGTAAAGGCCACCAGGCACTGGGCGGGGCCCACTGGAGGCGGgggccatccaggcgtcccacgGGGAAGTAAAGGAATCTTATCAGACGCTGCAAGTGTCCGAGGGGAAGGCAGTGGGGACGCCCTTTCCCCTCTGGACTTCTGTGCACAAGCTCCGTGGCTTGTCTTTAGGTTTCATGGAGGTGCCAGCAGGCACACGCTCCAGTGCGTCACCACGCGTCACAGGCCTGGGACGCACACCGTCCCACTGCCATGGTCGCCCCAGTGGAACTGCACACACCTCCGGACAGGGCAGTTCTTTATCCCACACGTTTTTACTCACTTAGGTGGTCGCACTCTTGGTTTTATTTGAACTGTGGGAGCAGTTTACCATGGATAGAGGGAAGGTACAGCTGGGAAGACAGACAAAGGTTCTCCGGAGGAAACCTTCATCATCTGCGACCTGCTTGAAACACTGGGCTGgctgggttggggcgcctggtggctcagtcagttaagtgtctgactttggctcaggtcgtgatctcacagtttgtgagcttgagccctgcattggggtccctgctgtcagcacggagccgaagtcagatcctctgtctccctctccctctccctctggccctcccccgcttgctctctctcaaaaatacagaaacattaaaaacattttttgaaatgcaGGCTGGCGCTCCCTGGTGGGGTACCTGCTGGCCCTCGGGTACCAGTGCTCGGTGAGAGCCAGTGCAGGTGGGAGATCCACAGTGAGGGGTGTCTCCAGAGAGGAGTCAGGCCTAGGTCCTGCGGCAGGTGGGGTCTGGGTTCTGAAGGGCCCCCTTGCTGCTAAATCTCATTCACACCCCATTTCTGTTTGTGCTGTGGCTCATCGGTCTCCATACAACCACGAAGAGCCACTGGCCAGACCTGTCTCAGGGGGCACAGGTGCCTGTAGCCTGGGGACAGCCTCGGGACAAGCGCCCACGATGCTGGTAACCTCGCTGCCCTGAGAGATGACCGGGACGGCCTTCCTTGGCTGGGGCTACGCTGGCCTTGGCCCACACGGCTTCCCCGGCTCTCGTGGGTGTTACTGTGCTTCCCTTTTGAAGACAGACCGCGCTTTACCACATGGTGGCATCATGGGTCTGTTCACATGTCAGGGTCAAGGCCACACATGTATCTAACCTGCTAGCTTACTAGGACTTCAGGGGAAAGGACATCGTGTTCTGAACAAGGCCCCCTGTGTCTGTGTGCCCCCGTGACTACCTCTGGCCTTGCTTTCtgacctgtaaaatgggggcgtGCCCAGGTCCCGGGGCTGCAGTGGGAGGGTGCAGGGACGTGAAGGATCCAGACAAAGGGCAGGGCCACTGGGTGACTTGAGGGCTGTGGTAACTGGGAGACGGGCCCGCAGTGGCTGCGTGCAGAAGCCAGGCACAGTGGACAGTGGCCTTCCCTGAACCACACAGCCCTGTGGGAGCCACTGGGTCCCTCCCGGTGGGAAGCAGCCCACATGCTGCTCTTGGAAACACCTAACGTGGGAGTCAATCTGGAGGATCTGATAAGATTCCtttaaaatgtggagaaaattTTCATTTGCCCCTTTGTTAACGATAAAGTCATGGCCATTCTCCCCTGACCTGGGTTGCCTCTGGGAATGCTCAGTCTTCACTCTCCCTTGAATAAAGACACACGTCACCGCCAACTGGACGCAGAGCTCCTCCAGGCACCCTGGCCGGGCACCTCCCAAGGTCCTCTACCTATTGTCGTGACCCCGAGGTGGGTGGCACAGGTGCCCGATGGCAGGAGGCGGGCACAGCCCCTCTCCTCAGCTCTCTCTGGGCCCTGCTGATGAGCTGCTGGCCTCAGATGCTAATCTCTGCAGCTGCTGGCCTCCCGGGCCCCTTGccgaagggggaggaaggaggtcgGCGGCTCCTGCCCCAGCAACAGGTGTGCAGAGCAGGTGTCCCGGCCTGGCCGGTGCGGGGCAGGGCGGAGTGCGAGGGCCATCGCTGTGACCCGGAAGtcacctttcccttcccctgcgTGCTCCTAGAGACTCCTCTGTGGGGAGTTGGGGATGTGCATTTTGGGGGAGACGGGACCCTGTTCCCACAGCTCCAGTTGTCTCAACCTCGAGCCACAGGGTCACTGTAACGCTTCTGGCCCTTCTGCTAAGCCCCTTAGACACTCGACGAAGTAGATTTGGGCCAATGTTGCCTAGGCAGGACCAGGGTCCTTCTGTGCCGGGCCAGGGAGAAGACGCTTCCGGGGTCCAGGCTCTGCAGGACGTCTGCCTTGGCCTTTTCTGTCTGCCCCACACTGCCCAGCTCGCCCCGTGCCCGGCGGCAGGCCGGGAGAGCTCTGCGCCCAgcgtgggtggggtgggagacgTGCACGTGAGAAGGGAGAAAACCTGAGTGCACTAACGGGCAGCGGCGGGGGCTGCAGTAAAAGGCTGAGGTTGGCAGTGGAGGCCGCGAGCGGGTCGGCTCTTACCTGACCACCTGCAAAAATGACAGGGGTGGAGGCGGGCTTTGGGCGGTAGGGAATGGTGGCACCTTTCGGTGGGGACTAGGAaaagggacaggagagggagagagagcattagaGCAGCTTCGCGTCAGGATCTGATCGCGGGGAGGCCTCCTTCCCGAGCCCACCCCGCTGCACCGCCCACCCTCCCCGGCAGTGCCAGAGGGTAGGGGATACCCCGCGGCGGGAGGGCTGCCTGATGGGGACCCTCCGGAGGGCCCCCTCTTCCACATAACTACTGCCCTAAATACACCCCAGCACGGGCGCCATCCGCCCGCAGGGTGTGGTGGGCTCCACGGCGGTGTGGGATGCTACTCCCTGAGAAGTAAGAATGGAAACCAAGCCCCAGTCTGCACTGGGGGCCCCCACAGCCTGCACAGATGGCCAGGTGGCTGCCTGCGGGCCACTTGTGTCAGCCTGGGTGCTGTCCTCTGGGAaaatctgtccctctctctcatgcTCAGGATGAAGCTGGCCTTTGTGGGCAGCTccaccatggggggggggggtcctgctcAGAGCCCCAAAGGCTTTGCTTGGCCAGGGTCATGATGCTCAGTAGGCATCATCACGGGACAGTCAGAAACATCCAATTTCACTATTAACAAAAGggagcaacttaaaaaaaaaaaaacttagagtcCAAATGAAATATGTTACAGTCTTGATGAGCTTTGCTAGAATTTCCTTTGATTATTCTGTGTCCAAAAGTACAGGCTTTTTACCTTGGGGTGGATGACATTCTCAAGTACCGGAAGTCTGCCAGATTCTGATAAATTCAGCCCAACTCCTTGGTCAGAGGCAACCAAGGTCCTCCCTTGTCTGGCCAGGTGGCCGTCTTCCCTGGGAGCAGAGGCCACAGGGCCCAGCTCAGGTCAGCAACACCGcttgccagaggcagagggtgggggccagggcagTGTCCCTGCTGGGAGTTCTCGAGACCAGGGCCCACTCAGGCCCAGCCCACACCCTGGGCTACCGGGTGTGACCTCACAGTGCCCTGACCTGAGACACAAAGTCATGTGGGCACAGGCTTAGTAGAGGGGATGACAGCTTCAACTCTGTAGTCCAAGCCATGCTGTGTGACGGTGGGcacactgtgtgaccttgagcacaaGGTTTGACCTTGACATGATGCTCTGTACCCTTGGCCACtctgtatgaccttgggaaatCTGTATGGCCTTGGccgagctgtgtgaccttgggaacaCTGCAGCCTCGCTGTAAATAAAGCAGGAAGGGCTGCTGTGGGGCCTGCGAACTGACTCATGTCTGGGGTGATGATGGGCTCCTGGGGTCGTCCAGTCTTCAGTGTTTCTGCAGGTACGACCGAACGCCTCCAGAAACGTCTCTGTGCAGCTGGGATTCACTGCAGCCTCAGGTAAGACTCGCTTCATCGCGGCAGAACCGTGATTAAATGGAGCTCGAGGGAGTGGCGTTCTCATGGTGCCAGCAGAGACCTCTGTCTGGCCGCGCCCTGTCCCTGAGCTGGGCACCCCACCGACGGCAGCGCCCACCATCCCAACACTGTGAGTTTGTGGTTCCCGTGCACGCCGATGTCCTCGGATAGGACAGAGGGCTTCTGAGCACAGCCTCGGGGCTCCCCCGGGGTGCGGCAGGCACTGACGGGTGGGCTTTGCGGCGACCCCTGTGCTTTCCACGGGGCCCCGCTGACTCACCCGCACCAGAGGGCAGGCCTCTCAGTGGCCACTTGAAGGGTGCGGGGCCCTCCGAGCAGAGTCTGAAAGTCCGCTAACCTTTGCTCTGTTCGTCCAgctcattttcacttaaaaatgggcCCAACTTCCCTAAGCACGGCGGTTCCCCCGACCCCTGAGAGTTCTGGGCCAGTAAGGGCGAGGCCCCACCTCAGCCCGTTTGTGGGTCACGTTTGCCACGTGCGCTTCCCGGTCGAGTCTCACGTCGGCCTCCCCGCCCGCGGGAAGACCGGGCGGTTCTAACCACAGCCCTGGGGTGCCAGCACCCGCAGCCAACGGGGTCTAGCCTGCTTCTGTGGGGCCGCACCTGACCGCGAACACGGTGTGGGCCATGCCACCTGGGAGGAGTCCTGGGGAGGCCGAGAGTTTTAGTCCAACCCTTGTTATTGAACGTGGGAGGCCATGTCCCTCCCGGAGCCGTTTGTGTGGCTCAGCACTCTGACTCAGCACTCTGACGGACTCAGCACTCTGACGGGCCACCGCAGCTCAAGACGCGCGTGCTTCCTCGCCGCCTCGGGCATCCGCGAGTGCAGGCAGCACCCGGCCCGCTCCGTCTGTCCACACGGCGCCTCCCGGGTCCCAGCAGCAGGGGATGGAAGGGAACCCAGAACGGCACTGACTGTCACCATGGCCAGTGGCTGGGGACCATCAGGACaccaatatttagaaaaatattttcgaCTTCACAAAATATCGTACTTCAGGAAAATAGAAACTATGCAAATTTTTTAGAGACTTGGGGGTGGATCTGAACGCCGAGCCGAGGACAAGAGGGGCGAGGGCACAGAGGCTGGGAGTCCACTGCTGTGGGCGCCTGGTGTTCGCCCTCCCTCATGGCCCTCGAGCCCGCAACGCCTGTCGGGGACTGTCGCGTGACGCAGAGACACTTCACTTTAGCTTCGAGACCAGCAACTGCTGGCGGCCTCAGTGAGCCCTGCCGCATTTGGGGCAGAGGCTGACATTGAAATCTCAGGGGTTTCTCCCCCAAATTTCGAGAGGATTTTGTCTCGCTCAGCTGTCTTCTTTGCTTCTCCTTTGGTTTTAACCATTTTGTTTACTTCCTGTCTGTCTCTTACAACTGGGCGTTTCAGCGtgcttttcctcctctgtgccttgGTGGGACCCTGACGCCTGCGGGTGTGGTGAGCACGGGCCTCCCCCTTGTCCGTGGGCCGTGCTTACGGCCGCCCTTGTACTGGATGCCCCTCACGCCACAGACCGACGACCGGTGTGATGCGAGCGTCTCCTCACACGTCCCTTTCCCCGGCTCCCCAGCCACGAGGAGGGACATGCCAAagggggcgggcggcgggcggccggCAGCTGTCCCTCCCCCGGCGCCCACACCCCCGGCACGGCTCTCGCTCCGGTCACGCTCCCGACCCCCGGCCCCCGTACGGCCCCAGCCACGTGCCGCAGCCGACATGAAGAAGCCACAGCCGTTGTGGCTCGCGGGGCAGGCTGGCGGTGGTCCCTGGATGCCCAGACTGTACCTCCAGCATGACCACACAGATCTGCTTGACGCACTGGATGATGGCGTCGGGGGTCCCCGAGATGGTCACTGCCCGCTCCGTGGAGTTGGGCAGCATGTCCCCGGCCACCTGGACCTGGGCACCTGTGGACTGCAGAAATGAGACATTGGAGGGGACACAGCCTGAGCCAGGGCAGGGCTCCTGGGAGCTCGAGAGGGTGTGCTGAGGGCGCGGTGCAcggacgccccccccccaacgGTGCCCCTTCACGCCCGCCTGGCACCCCAGCCCTCTGCCCGTTCCCTGGGGGCCCATGGGGCGGGGCCGGTCGCCTTCAGCCCACCACTGCCCAGCGTGGCCTGGCACGGGGACAGCGACGCTGGACAAGAGGCATTTTAACCTGCAAGTGGCATTTGTAGAGACGGAGACAGAAATGGAGTCCCTTTTTTCAAATACATGGAATTTTATCTCCCCTGTGGAGTTTCAGGTCACAGAGAATGACGGACACTAGGAAAGCCTAAACTCTTTAGCTGTCTCTCCTTGACAGAATCACGACAGGGTGGCCACCCTCCTTAAGGGAGACGGAAGGAGTTAGGCTTTCTCTGAACGTGGCAACATGTGAGCATAAAGTCCACCCCTCGCAccagctccctccctgctgggACAGCTCAGGCCGGCCGGTCCCTGGACGCACCTGCCTGGGGGCAGAGACCACGGCCTCTGTGGCCTAGAGCCGCATGACCGGGTGGCAGGAGGGCCCTGCCTGTCCCCGGTTGGGGTGCACAGCCCCCCTCACAGGCGCCCAGCGCCTCTGCACGACACCTCTGTGCACGTTCTAGGGGGTCCCACGTCCCACCCTCTGCTCTCTGGATGGCCCTCCCCTACCGTAAGCTCCATGCTGGCAGGGTTCGCAGTGCTGGGCCTCCAGGGGAAGGGGGGCGGGCTCTACCCTCCCAGCAGCGGGCACCAGCAGCCGGAGAAGGTTCTGTTACCTCCCTGATCTCCTTGATCTTGGAGCCGCCTTTGCCGATCAGGGACCCACACTGGCTGGCGGGGACCACCAGCCTCAGCGTCACCGGGGGCTTGCTGGTGGCAGGGCTGTTGCTCATAGAGTTAATGATAtcctggggagggagaaagacacgTGTGGGCCTACACAGCATGCCGCATACACGCCAGTGAGCGCAAAGGCCAGGCTCGGTGAGAAAGCACCCGAATATGCTCCAGAGGCTGGCGGGGCAGGGTTCCTGCCCCCAGGGGCACAGGGGCAGCGGGGGCAGCGAGAGGACGAGTGTGGGGACTCAAGTGTCCCCAGATGGAGGCGCCTGGCACACACACCGTGGCAAACGGCTGAGCGTCCAGAGGAAGGACACAGTGGACGGGCTGGTGGATTGCAGAGGCTTGAAGGCCAGTCAGGCTCGGGAGGACAAGCAAGGAGAGGACAGCCGGATCTGCAGAAGGGGACCCACACGTGCCAATCACTCGCAGACACGCAGGTCGTGGCTGCCGTGGTGCTGCCGTGGACAGGGCGAGACGCAGATCCCGATGGCACCCGGACTCGGGCCCCGCTTTGTCCTCAAGGCTGGGCAGGGCATGAAGGGCCTTGCACAGGCAGGGAGGCGCGTTTTGGACAGAAAAACTTAACTCCCTGGCTTGACCACCTTCTGAATAAAAATACCGAATGCATCTCTGAATAACTTTTGGCAAGTTGAACAATATTGGAAACACATGAAAACCTTGATTTAACTCACTGACAGGGCGCATAGACGTGCCACAGACACGCAAGTGTATGCGTGTTTATACGCGTCCACGGGAGAGTCCACGGGTCCCCCCGTGGCCAAGCGCACGTGCCAGGGCAGCAGCCGCGGGGCATGGCTGGGGCTCTCGCTCGGGGCCGGGCTCACGGACACGGAGCGTGACAGCTGGCCTGTCACCGGGTGGCCTGCGGCCACGGGAGCCCCCGGGCGGTGAGGAGGTGACGGGGCGAAGGGTTGTGCCTTGCCCCCTGCCGCGGGGTCTCTGGGGACACATCTCACCTCCTCAAACTTGTAGGCGATCATGGCAAAGGCCTTGAAGATGGCGTCGGTGGGGCCTGTGATGGTCACAATTCTTTCCGGGCAGTTTCCCTCAGAGATGTTGATCCTCGCGCCGCTCTGGAAGGAGGTGAGCACAGCCCGGACGGGGTTAGAGCCACGGGTGGAACCTGGCTGGGGCTTCCAGGCCTTCTGACAGCCATGTGCAAACCTCCACACTAAACGGTGAGGCCGTCCGGGGCCATCCTTCAGAGCGGGGTCGGCCACCGTGCCCCCTGCCGCCCCTGGACACAGAAGCCCTGACGCGGGGGCACACgtggtggagggaaggggcctCTGAGCCGCCAGGGGTGGCCTGGCCGGGGCTCCCGCAGGACAGGACCGCTGGCCTCGCTCCTCCCCCCCCGCCCGCAGATGGGACGCCGCCGAGTGCCAGCCAGCTCACCTCTTCACGCATCTTTTTCACTGTCTCTCCTTTCTGGAATAAAGATTCAGAAAACAGTCAAGGCGTCGCTCCGAGGTTCCACCATGGGCGAGAGGCTCTGGCGTGGGAGTACGCAGGGCGCGGATGCCCGCCTTGTGCACCAGCGAGCAGCAGCCCTCACGGTGGGGCTAGAGCCTGACGCTGTGGCTCCCTGAGCCCCCGCCACAGCCCTGCGAGGGGCCCTTcggggaggggggccggggcGCCGGCTGGGCTCCTGCCCAGCTGTCTTCACAGCCCTCATCTTCGTCACAGGCAAAgcagggccaggccagggcagGTGCCCCGAGGCTCTCATGGAAAGACCTGGACCTGGACGCCAGGGGGCCTGGAGACGGTCACAGGCCGACCACGGGAGGCGGTGCCTCACCCCAGCCTCTCCCACATGCTTGAGGCTTCCAAATCCACTCTTGCTTTCCCTGAGGctcatgtcttttattttggaaGGGAGATTCCAGAGAGACCACCACCCACTGGCCAGAGGGGAGACTGCTCTGGAGAATGCCAGTGAATCGTGCTCACTGGGCCCTCACGCCCGGGAAGAAGGACAGGCCGCAGGGCAGCGGGGCGGGCTGCTATGGTGACTGGCTGGGGCCTGGTCAGGACGGGGCCCGGGGACATCGCCTGCTGGGCTTTCGGAGAATCGTACGGGAGGCCCTGGACCGGCCTCGTGGGGACTCAGGATTCCGCTGGAATCCTCAGGGCGGGGCACACACCACCACGTGGCACGTCGCCCAGCGCAGGCCCGGGGCCCTGGCACCTCCTCTCAGGGACCGCAGCACAGGCAGAGCTCGCTCAGTAGTTACCTTCCCGATGATGCTTCCAACTTCCTACAGGAAAAGAACCACACAAAGTTGATGTCATAGAGCAGCCGGGGGAAAGGCCCGTGACGGACACCGAGACCCGTCTGTGTTGGAGCGAGGACAGGGTGTCAGGACTGTCAGGGGGGAGCGCAGTCGGGCCGCCTGTGTGAG from Panthera uncia isolate 11264 chromosome C2, Puncia_PCG_1.0, whole genome shotgun sequence encodes the following:
- the PCBP3 gene encoding poly(rC)-binding protein 3 isoform X15 — encoded protein: MSQRRGLGDTIWAPSVLPHGALGTLSHYPQPHFGRKMESKVSEGGLNVTLTIRLLMHGKEVGSIIGKKGETVKKMREESGARINISEGNCPERIVTITGPTDAIFKAFAMIAYKFEEDIINSMSNSPATSKPPVTLRLVVPASQCGSLIGKGGSKIKEIRESTGAQVQVAGDMLPNSTERAVTISGTPDAIIQCVKQICVVMLESPPKGATIPYRPKPASTPVIFAGGQVRADPLAASTANLSLLLQPPPLPAYTIQGQYAIPHPDVWTSAPRPVLTSSPFPMMLHNWTPRDQNQ
- the PCBP3 gene encoding poly(rC)-binding protein 3 isoform X14, producing MSQRRGLGDTIWAPSVLPHGALGTLSHYPQPHFGRKMESKVSEGGLNVTLTIRLLMHGKEVGSIIGKKGETVKKMREESGARINISEGNCPERIVTITGPTDAIFKAFAMIAYKFEEDIINSMSNSPATSKPPVTLRLVVPASQCGSLIGKGGSKIKEIRESTGAQVQVAGDMLPNSTERAVTISGTPDAIIQCVKQICVVMLESPPKGATIPYRPKPASTPVIFAGGQVRADPLAASTANLSLLLQPPPLPAYTIQGQYAIPHPDQLTKLHQLAMQQTPFPPLGQTNPAFPGLDVSPPASTHELTIPNDAA
- the PCBP3 gene encoding poly(rC)-binding protein 3 isoform X12 yields the protein MSQRRGLGDTIWAPSVLPHGALGTLSHYPQPHFGRKMESKVSEGGLNVTLTIRLLMHGKEVGSIIGKKGETVKKMREESGARINISEGNCPERIVTITGPTDAIFKAFAMIAYKFEEDIINSMSNSPATSKPPVTLRLVVPASQCGSLIGKGGSKIKEIRESTGAQVQVAGDMLPNSTERAVTISGTPDAIIQCVKQICVVMLESPPKGATIPYRPKPASTPVIFAGGQVRADPLAASTANLSLLLQPPPLPAYTIQGQYAIPHPDQLTKLHQLAMQQTPFPPLGQTNPAFPGEKLPLHSSEEAQNLMGQSSGLDVSPPASTHELTIPNDAA
- the PCBP3 gene encoding poly(rC)-binding protein 3 isoform X9, which encodes MSQRRGLGDTIWAPSVLPHGALGTLSHYPQPHFGRKMESKVSEGGLNVTLTIRLLMHGKEVGSIIGKKGETVKKMREESGARINISEGNCPERIVTITGPTDAIFKAFAMIAYKFEEDIINSMSNSPATSKPPVTLRLVVPASQCGSLIGKGGSKIKEIRESTGAQVQVAGDMLPNSTERAVTISGTPDAIIQCVKQICVVMLESPPKGATIPYRPKPASTPVIFAGGQAYTIQGQYAIPHPDLTKLHQLAMQQTPFPPLGQTNPAFPGLDVSPPASTHELTIPNDLIGCIIGRQGTKINEIRQMSGAQIKIANATEGSSERQITITGTPANISLAQYLINARLTSEVTGMGAL